The following are encoded in a window of Pseudalgibacter alginicilyticus genomic DNA:
- a CDS encoding glycosyltransferase family 2 protein: MLFSILVANYNNGHFFKDCYQSIMQQTYTNWEVVIVDDCSTDNSLQVIKNIIKKDSRFKLYQNTQNKGCGFTKGKCVQLAQGTILGFLDPDDALTSNALQVMIKAHFSNKEAAIITSKYELVDLNMNFKKASLYGSHIPMGKSYLTYANGALTHFASFKKEKYQKSEGINPLMKRAVDQDLYYKLEEEGKHVFIDKTLYRYRIHENSISCNDNLYKAEYWHFYAINKAYKRRRKLKLSIDNFSRKYMSLYNSNYYLKRFVILKFSKKNKSKFYFLGKSFLANPRHEFVLKFKSLLLLIVGRI; this comes from the coding sequence ATGTTATTCTCAATACTTGTCGCTAATTATAATAATGGTCATTTTTTTAAAGACTGTTATCAAAGTATTATGCAACAAACTTATACCAATTGGGAAGTAGTTATTGTAGATGATTGTTCTACAGATAATTCTTTACAAGTAATAAAAAATATTATAAAAAAAGACAGCAGATTTAAGCTGTATCAAAATACTCAAAATAAAGGTTGCGGATTCACAAAAGGGAAATGTGTGCAATTAGCCCAAGGTACTATTTTAGGTTTTTTAGATCCAGATGATGCACTAACATCAAATGCTTTGCAGGTTATGATTAAGGCACACTTTTCAAATAAAGAAGCTGCTATTATTACTTCAAAATACGAATTGGTCGATTTAAATATGAATTTTAAAAAAGCAAGTCTTTATGGTAGTCATATTCCAATGGGAAAATCATATTTAACTTATGCTAATGGAGCTTTAACGCATTTTGCAAGTTTTAAAAAAGAAAAATATCAAAAATCAGAGGGTATTAACCCACTAATGAAACGTGCAGTCGATCAAGATTTGTATTATAAATTGGAAGAAGAAGGTAAGCACGTATTTATTGATAAAACGTTATACCGCTATAGAATACATGAAAACAGCATATCTTGCAACGATAATTTGTATAAAGCTGAATACTGGCATTTTTATGCTATAAATAAAGCATATAAAAGAAGAAGAAAATTAAAGTTAAGCATAGATAATTTTTCAAGAAAATATATGAGTTTGTATAACTCAAATTATTATTTAAAACGTTTTGTGATATTAAAATTTTCTAAAAAAAATAAATCTAAATTTTATTTTTTAGGAAAATCATTTTTAGCAAACCCAAGGCATGAATTTGTGTTAAAGTTTAAAAGTTTATTACTGTTAATTGTTGGTAGAATATGA
- a CDS encoding glycosyltransferase family 2 protein yields MSFNPVVSVIMPVFNNVLYIEEAVYSILNQTFSDFELIIIDDGSTDGTSELLKTFTDFRIKTIYFKENKGVSIATNEGFKLAKGKYIARMDGDDVSVPERLEKQVNVLNENSHIFICGGLVKYFGGSNEVIPYKEKYSEILAELLLSCSICMGASMFRRKELANYFYDETRISGEDYYFWTQVAWLGEIYNLQTVLLLYRVHDRQASTKHKSQQVLDDISIRLQLFKKLNYDTNKFSDSLVSKMLLLNQPIKVYELKLFLKWLKTLVLLNSKSKIFSDKEFGSVLNRIRRNLIFKLYFKKTNVGIDKKWRLQAFSKLPIKEMFFVIQLKIREKKKTFFKNE; encoded by the coding sequence ATGAGTTTTAATCCAGTTGTTTCCGTAATAATGCCTGTATTTAACAATGTTTTATATATAGAAGAAGCAGTATATAGTATTTTGAATCAGACTTTTTCAGACTTTGAATTAATTATTATTGATGATGGTTCTACCGATGGCACTTCAGAGCTATTAAAAACATTTACTGATTTTAGAATTAAAACCATATATTTTAAAGAAAACAAAGGTGTTTCAATTGCAACGAATGAAGGATTTAAATTAGCTAAAGGTAAATACATTGCTAGAATGGATGGAGATGATGTATCTGTGCCTGAGCGCCTTGAAAAACAAGTGAATGTTTTAAATGAGAATTCTCATATTTTTATATGTGGAGGTTTGGTTAAATATTTTGGTGGCTCAAATGAGGTGATACCCTATAAAGAAAAATACTCAGAAATTTTAGCTGAACTATTATTATCCTGCTCAATCTGTATGGGGGCCTCAATGTTTAGAAGAAAAGAATTAGCAAATTATTTTTATGATGAAACAAGAATAAGTGGTGAAGATTATTATTTTTGGACTCAAGTTGCATGGTTAGGAGAAATTTATAATTTACAAACGGTATTATTGTTATATAGGGTTCATGATAGACAAGCTTCAACAAAACATAAATCACAACAAGTTTTAGATGATATCTCCATTAGATTACAATTATTTAAAAAACTAAATTATGATACAAATAAATTTAGCGATTCTTTGGTGTCAAAAATGTTGTTGTTAAACCAACCTATAAAAGTATATGAATTAAAACTATTTTTGAAATGGCTTAAAACTTTGGTTTTATTAAATAGTAAATCTAAGATTTTTTCCGATAAAGAATTTGGTAGTGTATTGAATCGAATAAGAAGAAATTTGATTTTTAAGCTCTATTTTAAGAAAACCAATGTTGGAATAGACAAAAAATGGCGCTTACAAGCATTTTCTAAATTGCCAATTAAGGAAATGTTTTTTGTAATACAGTTAAAAATTAGAGAGAAAAAAAAAACTTTTTTTAAAAATGAATAA
- a CDS encoding acyltransferase family protein, with product MNKNKKINQRQFGLSFLRILATFSVIFIHVSVPLVVKFGKISTIDWHVANFFDSMSRYAVPMFFMISGGHCFCIYLLHPLMLEMFKTVSFDAFFITPILSILIVSVACFVLCFIFIYCDKKINLVI from the coding sequence ATGAATAAAAATAAAAAGATAAATCAGAGACAATTTGGTTTATCATTTTTAAGAATATTAGCCACTTTTTCTGTTATTTTTATTCATGTATCAGTGCCTTTAGTTGTGAAATTTGGTAAAATATCTACTATTGATTGGCATGTAGCTAATTTTTTTGATAGTATGAGTCGTTATGCGGTTCCTATGTTTTTTATGATAAGTGGGGGGCACTGTTTTTGTATTTATTTATTGCATCCTTTAATGTTAGAAATGTTTAAAACAGTAAGTTTTGATGCCTTTTTCATAACTCCAATTTTAAGTATTTTAATAGTTTCAGTAGCCTGTTTTGTGTTATGTTTTATTTTTATTTATTGTGATAAAAAAATAAATTTGGTCATTTGA